One Williamsia phyllosphaerae DNA segment encodes these proteins:
- a CDS encoding class I SAM-dependent methyltransferase, with the protein MDDSGPSRTALATAYARAYHQMVDRPRILTDPYAARILGVGPEELSTMSESAVEKSVVGAMQWPRRLFFAARARFAEDRVAAAWERGVRQVVVLGAGMDTFSLRNPRAGLRVFEVDHPATQAWKRRRLTEAGVDVPEPVTFVPVDFETDLLADELESAGMSRSDPTVFVWLGVVYYLTSDAVDATLDYIAGQARPAEVVFDYLQPPTGDEDVSRLRERADRLAAAGEPWLSYFTPTDLRVKLAGLGFGEIDDRSAAEVVDEYTDGTTDMRIDDPQALRASRIVSAVRTR; encoded by the coding sequence ATGGACGACTCGGGACCCAGTCGGACGGCGCTCGCTACCGCGTACGCCCGTGCGTACCACCAGATGGTCGATCGCCCGCGAATACTGACCGACCCGTACGCGGCGCGCATCCTCGGAGTCGGTCCCGAGGAACTGTCCACGATGAGCGAGTCAGCCGTCGAGAAGTCTGTGGTCGGGGCCATGCAGTGGCCACGGCGACTGTTCTTCGCCGCCCGCGCGCGTTTCGCCGAGGACCGCGTCGCGGCGGCCTGGGAGCGGGGTGTGCGCCAGGTCGTCGTGCTCGGTGCGGGTATGGACACGTTCTCGCTCCGGAATCCGCGCGCGGGCCTGCGGGTGTTCGAAGTGGATCATCCCGCGACCCAGGCGTGGAAGCGTCGCCGTCTCACCGAGGCCGGCGTCGACGTCCCCGAGCCGGTGACCTTCGTGCCGGTCGACTTCGAGACAGACCTCCTGGCAGACGAATTGGAGTCGGCGGGGATGAGCAGGTCCGATCCGACGGTCTTCGTGTGGCTCGGCGTGGTGTACTACCTGACCTCGGACGCAGTCGATGCGACGCTCGACTACATCGCCGGTCAGGCCCGGCCGGCCGAGGTCGTGTTCGACTATCTCCAACCGCCGACCGGTGACGAGGACGTGTCGCGGCTTCGAGAGCGCGCGGATCGTCTCGCCGCGGCCGGGGAGCCCTGGCTCAGCTATTTCACACCGACCGATCTCAGGGTGAAGCTGGCCGGCCTCGGCTTCGGGGAGATCGACGACCGGTCGGCCGCCGAGGTGGTCGACGAATACACCGATGGCACAACGGATATGCGGATCGACGACCCGCAAGCACTGCGCGCGAGCCGAATCGTCAGTGCAGTCCGGACGCGCTGA